One genomic window of Sporosarcina ureae includes the following:
- a CDS encoding MBL fold metallo-hydrolase encodes MLEEVANKILRLKVPMPFNMGYTNSYLVEGENGYTIVDTGDNTEEAKALWEKVLCKGMKIEKVVITHAHPDHLGLAGWFQLNYGLPIWLSVKGYEEILKSRKTFDEDYVNPMRSFAIRNGAIHYRDDEAEIEPYYKLDTYQFEPDHIFETGSLLKIGDGLFEAIWTPGHAIDHYCFYERESGTIFVGDHILRSMNPLVTSKHINDNPLQEYMMSLDKVASYKTGIALPGHGKAIVSLPDRVAEMKVHYQKRWRQTFEAIGEEGKTAFDACQLVYKGYSNGKLLPAFMQTITNLIYLESIGQVKRVEHAGKYYYSQVKSFQELYKDRTLQSGIRFK; translated from the coding sequence ATGCTAGAGGAAGTTGCTAACAAAATACTGCGATTAAAGGTGCCTATGCCTTTTAATATGGGGTATACCAATAGCTATTTAGTAGAAGGTGAAAATGGATATACCATTGTAGATACAGGAGACAATACTGAAGAAGCAAAAGCTTTGTGGGAAAAGGTTCTTTGTAAGGGGATGAAAATCGAAAAAGTGGTTATCACTCATGCACATCCTGATCATTTAGGTCTAGCTGGTTGGTTTCAGCTCAATTATGGCTTACCCATTTGGCTATCTGTTAAAGGATATGAAGAAATATTAAAGTCTCGCAAAACATTTGATGAAGATTACGTTAATCCCATGAGGTCTTTCGCGATCAGGAATGGGGCCATTCATTATCGTGACGATGAAGCTGAAATTGAACCGTATTATAAACTGGACACTTATCAATTTGAACCTGACCATATATTTGAAACAGGCTCCTTATTAAAGATTGGAGATGGTCTGTTTGAGGCAATTTGGACACCAGGTCATGCTATCGATCATTATTGCTTTTATGAAAGAGAAAGTGGCACTATTTTTGTAGGTGATCATATTTTACGTTCTATGAATCCATTAGTGACATCAAAGCATATTAATGATAATCCATTACAAGAATATATGATGTCATTAGATAAAGTTGCTAGTTATAAAACAGGCATTGCTTTACCGGGTCACGGAAAAGCAATCGTTAGTTTACCCGATAGAGTGGCAGAAATGAAAGTACATTATCAAAAAAGATGGAGACAGACCTTTGAGGCGATAGGGGAAGAAGGAAAGACTGCATTTGATGCATGTCAACTTGTTTATAAAGGATATTCAAATGGAAAACTTTTACCTGCCTTTATGCAAACGATTACAAATTTAATTTACTTGGAATCTATTGGTCAAGTTAAAAGAGTGGAACACGCTGGCAAATATTATTATTCTCAAGTGAAATCATTTCAAGAACTATATAAAGATAGAACTTTACAGAGTGGAATAAGGTTCAAATAA
- the msrB gene encoding peptide-methionine (R)-S-oxide reductase MsrB, with product MKLKMILGLLGILLLTGCGIGKTDSSSSPSSLTASSGTVYPANPNDDIEFDENNLQDIYLAGGCFWGVEAYMERVYGVYDVTSGFANGTTENPTYNQVITGKTGHAETVHVQYDPKHTDLKTIVEHFFMIVDPTSLNKQGNDRGTQYRSGIYYAKPEDQAIIDEVVAAEQERYDAEIVTEVEPLTSFTLAEENHQDYLEKNPNGYCHVEFDTLEDQEIPSVIDAANYPKPSDKELKEKLTTEQYQVTQGNNTETAFSNEYWNTFEDGIYIDVATGEPLFSSADKYDSQCGWPSFTQPIVPEVMTEHIDRSFNMVRTEVRSRAGDSHLGHIFEDGPKDRGGLRYCINSASIEFVPLKEMEAKGYGYLISYVK from the coding sequence ATGAAATTGAAAATGATACTTGGTTTACTCGGTATTTTGTTACTTACAGGATGTGGCATAGGTAAAACAGATTCCTCATCTAGCCCAAGTTCACTGACTGCTTCTTCAGGTACCGTATATCCCGCCAATCCCAATGATGATATAGAATTTGATGAAAATAATCTTCAGGACATCTACTTGGCGGGGGGCTGTTTCTGGGGTGTTGAAGCCTATATGGAACGGGTCTATGGCGTGTATGATGTGACGTCGGGCTTTGCAAATGGCACGACAGAAAATCCAACATACAATCAAGTTATTACGGGCAAAACCGGTCATGCAGAAACGGTTCATGTACAATATGATCCAAAACATACAGATTTGAAAACGATTGTGGAGCACTTTTTCATGATTGTTGATCCTACCTCTTTGAATAAGCAAGGAAATGACCGTGGTACACAATATCGTTCGGGCATTTATTACGCGAAGCCAGAAGATCAAGCGATTATTGACGAAGTCGTTGCTGCCGAACAGGAACGTTATGACGCAGAAATTGTCACGGAAGTAGAACCGTTGACAAGCTTTACGCTAGCAGAAGAGAACCACCAAGATTATCTAGAGAAAAATCCAAATGGCTATTGTCATGTTGAATTCGATACATTGGAAGATCAGGAAATTCCATCTGTAATTGATGCTGCGAACTATCCTAAGCCAAGCGACAAAGAATTAAAAGAGAAGTTAACGACAGAACAGTATCAAGTAACACAAGGTAACAATACAGAAACGGCATTCTCTAATGAATATTGGAATACGTTTGAAGATGGCATCTATATCGATGTCGCAACAGGTGAACCGCTATTCTCAAGTGCTGATAAGTATGACTCACAGTGTGGTTGGCCAAGCTTCACGCAACCAATCGTTCCCGAAGTAATGACGGAACATATAGATAGAAGTTTCAATATGGTGCGAACTGAAGTGAGAAGCCGTGCAGGGGATAGCCATCTAGGACATATATTCGAAGATGGACCAAAAGATCGCGGAGGATTACGTTACTGTATTAACAGCGCATCGATTGAATTCGTACCGCTAAAAGAAATGGAAGCTAAAGGCTATGGCTATCTGATAAGTTATGTAAAATAA
- a CDS encoding LCP family protein → MENRETGKRRKKKLKRKYKRLIFMVFTLLLLAGGGYVAAQYSNGLSFANGDKTNEIHTELSDSSNTFSTNDSAFDDFEGGESQFGEINVLLIGDDARGDEDDTRSDALMIGHYDQTTNKVKLISLMRDIYVDIPGHGMEKINAAYALGGPELVRQTIKQNFDVDVQYYAIVNFEGFSKIVDVIAPDGIEVDIPYEMSHGLGLTLYPGQQKLNGEQLLGYVRFRHDIHSDYGRVERQQEALGKLKDEAMSLQTLVNIPKLMGVIDPYIDTNIDSKTIFTIAKGMLTGGKNNEMESLRIPVEGSFGDLRTEVGAVLEINLEQNKQALREFLSLEDESVEDESEQNGHYAEVQTENQDPQY, encoded by the coding sequence ATGGAAAACAGAGAAACTGGAAAGCGTCGTAAGAAAAAACTAAAAAGAAAATATAAACGATTAATATTCATGGTATTCACTTTGCTACTATTAGCGGGTGGCGGATACGTCGCAGCACAGTATTCAAACGGCCTTTCGTTTGCGAACGGTGACAAAACAAATGAAATACATACAGAACTAAGCGACAGCAGTAATACTTTTTCTACTAACGATTCTGCTTTTGATGACTTTGAAGGTGGCGAATCTCAATTTGGAGAAATTAACGTATTGTTGATTGGTGATGACGCAAGAGGCGACGAAGATGACACTCGTTCAGACGCTCTGATGATTGGTCACTACGATCAAACAACAAACAAAGTGAAGTTAATTTCTCTGATGCGTGATATATACGTCGACATCCCAGGTCACGGTATGGAAAAGATCAATGCCGCTTATGCACTTGGAGGTCCTGAATTAGTACGACAAACGATCAAGCAGAATTTCGATGTAGATGTCCAATATTATGCGATTGTTAATTTCGAAGGTTTCTCAAAAATCGTCGATGTAATCGCTCCCGACGGTATTGAAGTCGATATTCCATATGAGATGTCACACGGACTAGGTTTAACTCTCTATCCCGGCCAACAAAAATTGAACGGGGAACAATTACTCGGTTACGTACGATTCCGCCACGACATCCACAGTGATTATGGTCGCGTGGAACGGCAACAAGAAGCGTTAGGGAAACTGAAGGATGAAGCGATGAGTTTACAAACACTTGTCAATATACCGAAATTAATGGGCGTTATTGATCCATACATTGATACGAACATCGACAGTAAAACGATCTTTACAATTGCTAAAGGTATGTTGACCGGTGGGAAGAATAACGAAATGGAATCACTGCGCATTCCCGTAGAAGGATCGTTTGGAGATCTACGCACAGAAGTTGGAGCTGTTCTCGAGATTAACTTAGAACAGAACAAACAAGCATTACGAGAGTTTTTATCATTAGAGGATGAATCAGTAGAGGACGAAAGCGAACAAAACGGACACTATGCAGAAGTTCAAACAGAAAATCAAGATCCACAATACTAG
- a CDS encoding enoyl-CoA hydratase/isomerase family protein, with the protein MKYCIIDVSIENEVAQVLLNNGENGNVLNAEMAQELAAIATELSHREDIKVVVLGARGKSFSCWNPQIENPTIEDDLYATIALSNNAIEQWARIPHPVIVAIEGECSSLGLSLACVADVRYASDTAFFSVPESKHGLIPTGGITQRLPRIIGKGPAMSMLLGGEVIQSSEAKQLGLINKIVDKQSVWEAACQEAQELAKLSSLSMQYTKECLLRGSELSFEQALRLELDIYMLLSTSEDRMEGVQAFLEKRPAQFTGK; encoded by the coding sequence ATGAAATATTGTATTATTGATGTATCTATTGAAAACGAAGTTGCCCAAGTTTTACTAAACAATGGGGAAAATGGAAATGTATTAAATGCAGAAATGGCTCAAGAGTTGGCAGCAATAGCTACAGAGTTATCACATCGTGAAGATATTAAAGTAGTTGTTCTAGGGGCTCGGGGAAAAAGTTTTAGCTGTTGGAACCCTCAAATAGAAAACCCGACAATAGAAGATGATCTATATGCAACTATTGCCCTGTCTAACAATGCAATTGAACAATGGGCGCGTATTCCACATCCGGTTATTGTAGCAATTGAAGGAGAATGCTCTTCACTAGGGCTTAGTTTAGCATGTGTTGCTGATGTAAGGTATGCATCCGACACGGCTTTTTTTTCAGTTCCTGAATCTAAACACGGCCTAATTCCAACAGGGGGGATTACGCAACGCCTACCACGTATTATAGGGAAAGGGCCTGCAATGTCTATGCTGCTTGGTGGAGAAGTTATTCAATCATCAGAGGCGAAGCAGTTGGGACTAATCAATAAAATTGTAGATAAACAATCCGTTTGGGAAGCGGCATGTCAAGAAGCCCAAGAGCTTGCCAAGTTATCTAGTCTATCTATGCAATATACGAAGGAATGTTTGTTAAGGGGCAGTGAGTTGTCATTTGAACAAGCATTGCGTTTGGAATTAGATATCTATATGCTATTATCCACAAGCGAAGATCGAATGGAAGGCGTACAGGCCTTTTTAGAGAAACGTCCTGCACAATTTACGGGGAAATAA
- a CDS encoding redoxin domain-containing protein, whose protein sequence is MMKKIALLLVIVTVMSACSSAEKESGANSITLQDIKGETVSLADYEGRKVYVKFWASWCPICLAGLDEVNTLAKDSTDFEVLTVVAPGFNNEKKHDEFIRWFKGVQHVDALPVFLNDGGSLAQEFNVKGYPTSAFIDTKGNLVRSQPGHLSNDQIIDAMSQID, encoded by the coding sequence ATGATGAAAAAAATCGCTTTGTTGTTAGTTATCGTTACTGTTATGAGCGCTTGTTCTTCTGCCGAAAAAGAAAGTGGCGCAAATAGCATTACCTTGCAAGATATTAAAGGGGAAACCGTTAGCCTTGCCGACTATGAAGGCCGAAAAGTGTATGTAAAGTTCTGGGCTTCTTGGTGTCCGATCTGTCTTGCAGGCCTAGATGAAGTCAATACGTTGGCTAAAGATTCAACTGATTTTGAAGTGCTGACTGTCGTAGCACCTGGATTTAATAATGAAAAGAAACACGATGAATTTATCAGATGGTTCAAAGGTGTTCAACATGTAGATGCTTTGCCGGTGTTTTTAAATGATGGCGGAAGTCTAGCCCAAGAATTCAATGTAAAAGGCTATCCAACATCGGCTTTTATTGATACGAAAGGGAATTTGGTTCGATCACAGCCAGGCCACCTATCAAACGATCAAATTATCGATGCTATGTCACAAATTGATTAA
- a CDS encoding DUF1232 domain-containing protein, with protein MSEASLGLSVGQLLREVLEERSLSMRKLSELTDIDTSTISRIINDKRKATLDHLEKFAIILEIPLAKLLQAAGYPVDDKQMIHSAYDETIQQLVETSELLSSDISIEKVELQLASYEAYVQTTEGRERILHDFDNKLKLAGGVGPFVDQMKDLFARFKMQDVAKRDLAIIGSALLYFIIPVDVIPDYIFAVGYLDDAIAVQIASSVLTKNS; from the coding sequence ATGTCAGAAGCTAGTCTTGGTCTGTCTGTCGGGCAGTTATTGCGTGAAGTGTTAGAAGAACGTTCATTGTCCATGCGCAAACTAAGCGAACTTACAGATATTGATACTTCAACCATCTCTAGGATCATCAATGACAAGCGCAAAGCAACACTAGACCATCTGGAGAAATTCGCGATAATTTTAGAAATTCCATTAGCCAAGTTACTTCAAGCGGCAGGCTATCCGGTTGATGATAAACAGATGATACATTCTGCTTATGATGAAACAATTCAACAATTGGTCGAAACATCAGAACTTCTATCTTCGGATATCTCCATTGAAAAAGTTGAACTTCAACTTGCCAGTTATGAAGCATATGTTCAGACCACTGAAGGAAGAGAAAGAATTCTACATGACTTTGATAACAAGTTAAAACTGGCTGGCGGAGTAGGTCCATTCGTCGATCAAATGAAAGATTTATTTGCACGGTTTAAAATGCAAGATGTTGCAAAACGTGATCTAGCCATTATCGGCAGCGCATTATTATACTTTATCATTCCTGTGGATGTCATCCCGGACTACATTTTCGCGGTCGGGTATCTGGATGATGCGATCGCGGTCCAAATTGCTTCAAGCGTACTAACAAAGAATTCATAA
- a CDS encoding SDR family NAD(P)-dependent oxidoreductase produces the protein MKLKGKVAFITGGSSGIGRGICHAFAKEGASIVFVGLNADKGRKTEKELLDLGCDAFYIQADLRNREQLPKLIDQTIERFGKLDVLINNAHATNNVLLEETTEEDMEYSFDTGFWPTFLLMKHSLPYLIKTKGKVINFVSGAGLVGLSRQSSYAAAKEAIRGISRVAANEWGRHGITVNLISPIASSPGVAQMEQNQPNAYQKMVSLIPLKRLGDCEEDIGRTAVFLASNDADYITGQTIMVDGGTIMAR, from the coding sequence ATGAAATTAAAAGGAAAAGTTGCTTTTATAACGGGTGGTTCTTCAGGAATTGGAAGAGGGATTTGTCATGCTTTCGCAAAGGAAGGAGCTTCTATTGTGTTTGTTGGCTTAAATGCAGATAAAGGAAGAAAAACAGAAAAAGAACTGCTGGATTTAGGATGCGATGCTTTCTATATCCAAGCGGATTTACGAAATAGAGAACAATTGCCTAAACTAATTGATCAAACCATTGAACGTTTTGGGAAATTGGATGTATTGATCAATAATGCACACGCCACCAATAATGTTCTTTTGGAAGAAACGACTGAAGAGGATATGGAATACTCATTTGACACAGGATTCTGGCCGACATTTTTATTAATGAAACATAGCTTACCATATTTAATAAAAACAAAAGGAAAAGTAATAAATTTTGTATCTGGCGCTGGGTTGGTCGGTTTAAGCAGGCAATCTTCTTATGCTGCTGCAAAAGAAGCGATACGGGGGATTTCGAGAGTAGCAGCGAATGAATGGGGTCGACATGGAATTACTGTCAATCTTATTTCTCCAATCGCTAGCTCTCCTGGCGTTGCACAAATGGAACAAAATCAGCCAAATGCATATCAAAAAATGGTGTCTCTCATTCCTTTGAAACGTCTAGGGGATTGTGAAGAAGATATTGGAAGAACTGCAGTGTTTCTTGCAAGTAATGATGCTGATTATATTACCGGTCAAACAATCATGGTAGATGGCGGTACAATCATGGCTCGATAA
- a CDS encoding IclR family transcriptional regulator, protein MTAEKPVQRLNTVNNAISLLTMFIKHDSIGLVEIEDEIGISKTAAFRLVATMADRGLLMRDKKTKRYHPGPLLFQLVRKSKVNDIVSIAQPYIQELAQITNESIYLSIRSGYKHIFLSGIYSPQLLKVMIPIGEETDLHIGAAGNLHLAYMSPIDVENYFKRKIFEPFTPNTITDPALFKEKLVNIRSMGFSTSLGERMQDSGAVTAPIWEHTEEPVAAIGIYFPMTRFDDQKKQHYIELVKTYAQKISEEVVLGRD, encoded by the coding sequence ATGACAGCAGAGAAACCAGTGCAGCGTTTAAATACAGTTAACAATGCAATTTCCCTTTTGACTATGTTTATTAAACATGATTCAATCGGCCTCGTAGAAATTGAAGACGAAATTGGTATTAGTAAAACCGCTGCTTTTCGTTTAGTCGCAACTATGGCAGATCGCGGTTTGTTAATGAGAGATAAAAAAACGAAGCGCTATCATCCAGGCCCCCTACTATTTCAATTAGTACGGAAGTCAAAAGTAAATGATATTGTATCAATTGCTCAACCATACATACAGGAATTAGCGCAGATTACAAATGAATCTATTTATCTTTCGATTCGAAGTGGCTATAAACATATTTTTTTATCGGGAATATATAGCCCTCAACTTCTTAAAGTAATGATTCCTATCGGAGAAGAAACCGATCTACATATTGGTGCAGCTGGAAACCTACACTTAGCGTATATGTCACCTATAGATGTTGAAAACTATTTTAAGCGTAAAATCTTTGAACCCTTTACACCTAACACAATTACAGATCCGGCACTTTTCAAAGAAAAATTAGTCAACATTCGAAGTATGGGTTTTTCCACCAGTCTCGGAGAAAGAATGCAGGACTCTGGAGCTGTGACAGCCCCCATTTGGGAACATACTGAAGAACCCGTTGCAGCAATAGGAATCTATTTTCCGATGACGCGATTTGATGATCAGAAAAAACAGCATTATATTGAATTAGTTAAAACATATGCACAAAAAATTTCTGAAGAAGTTGTTTTGGGGCGGGACTAA
- a CDS encoding amidohydrolase, with translation MEALCPADLLIENVTVITMDPQFPKAFGIAIAKGKIVGLLPSSSSSWPLTPTGLRMNGNNLVILPGLIDAHCHLRALLSQNNAVSCTSQDVRSIADILKAIHSKTLQVSTSTWIRAFGYDVSQLDENRHPTRYDLDKVALEHPVRLRHVTRHVSILNSVALNIAGISANTVDPPGIHIERNSETNEPTGMIHGGDAWLSQHIVPNATYSELQKGVPNLKTRLLKYGITAVLDATPTNRLEDAKFWYTALQNNWPITIQLMTDFEQHVEVAAYIKQELPCYFREKLEIGHIKIVMEALPEIVPTLDNLSKLGQEAFERDGSSLAIHVVDPEMTWTAIEAIRQIQSRFPNAHHQHRFEHLSLSPEAFLPDIAALGIRVVTNPSLIYDHGDRYLADVEVSEHEWLYRMQSLYEAGIAMAAGSDAPVASLNPWLGIQTACTRKTSKQQAVNPKEALDRWNALHLYTAGAAEAAGWKNKRGMIKPGFQADLVAVNQNPLTYPIDKLHSIAVKATWIAGKLVFSDI, from the coding sequence ATGGAAGCACTTTGTCCAGCTGATTTGCTAATTGAAAATGTAACAGTCATTACAATGGATCCGCAATTTCCGAAAGCATTCGGCATCGCTATTGCAAAAGGCAAGATTGTAGGACTTTTGCCATCTTCTTCTAGCTCTTGGCCTTTGACTCCAACAGGGTTGCGCATGAATGGTAATAACTTAGTTATATTACCTGGCCTTATAGATGCACACTGCCATCTTCGGGCATTACTTAGTCAAAATAATGCTGTCTCATGTACTAGCCAAGACGTACGTTCGATAGCGGACATCTTGAAAGCGATTCATTCAAAAACATTACAAGTATCAACTAGTACTTGGATTCGCGCTTTCGGATATGATGTTTCTCAGTTAGATGAAAATCGTCATCCCACCCGCTATGATTTAGATAAAGTTGCGCTAGAACATCCTGTTCGCTTACGCCATGTGACTCGGCATGTATCTATATTAAATAGCGTAGCATTGAATATAGCAGGAATCAGCGCTAACACAGTCGATCCTCCTGGCATACATATCGAAAGAAATTCAGAAACTAACGAGCCAACCGGAATGATTCACGGCGGCGATGCTTGGCTCTCGCAACACATTGTACCTAATGCTACTTATAGTGAACTTCAAAAGGGGGTCCCGAATTTAAAAACCCGCTTGTTAAAATATGGAATTACAGCTGTTCTGGACGCAACACCTACCAATCGTTTGGAAGATGCGAAGTTTTGGTATACCGCACTCCAGAACAATTGGCCCATTACTATTCAATTGATGACTGATTTTGAGCAACATGTTGAAGTTGCTGCTTATATTAAACAAGAACTTCCTTGTTATTTTCGTGAAAAACTAGAAATTGGACATATCAAAATTGTAATGGAAGCCTTGCCTGAGATTGTGCCTACGCTCGATAACTTATCTAAACTTGGCCAAGAAGCATTTGAAAGAGACGGTAGTTCTTTGGCTATTCATGTGGTTGATCCTGAAATGACATGGACAGCCATAGAAGCGATCAGACAAATACAATCTAGATTTCCAAATGCTCACCATCAACATCGTTTCGAACATTTAAGTTTATCCCCTGAAGCATTTCTTCCAGACATTGCAGCTTTAGGAATACGCGTTGTGACGAATCCTAGTCTGATATATGATCATGGAGACCGTTATTTAGCAGATGTTGAAGTTTCAGAACATGAATGGTTATATAGAATGCAAAGCCTTTATGAAGCAGGAATCGCCATGGCTGCGGGATCAGATGCACCAGTTGCTTCACTCAATCCTTGGCTCGGTATCCAAACAGCTTGTACGCGTAAAACTTCCAAACAGCAAGCTGTAAATCCAAAAGAAGCATTGGACCGTTGGAACGCTTTACATCTTTATACAGCAGGTGCAGCGGAAGCAGCGGGATGGAAGAATAAGCGCGGAATGATCAAGCCCGGTTTTCAAGCCGACCTAGTGGCTGTTAATCAAAATCCCCTTACTTATCCTATCGATAAGTTACATTCTATCGCTGTTAAAGCAACATGGATTGCTGGAAAACTTGTATTTTCAGATATTTAA
- a CDS encoding enoyl-CoA hydratase/isomerase family protein: MNNSAVLMEKDENIAILTLNRPDALNTFNVEIRDQLYHYVHIVNEDPSIDAIVVCGAGRGFCAGADLTEFGTTSTVIEKKRIRLQHDLWEDIRRMQKPIAAAMHGFAIGSGLEMAMLFDFRFASPGTKLSLPEAQIGMLPAAGGTQSLPRLVKQGQAHDLAISGRRITAEEGVGIGMISGIIEKDILVEQTISYMKKIVTQYPQNARWIKTLVATSNDMPEADGIAREGVLFKRSWQLKNQEVSE; encoded by the coding sequence ATGAATAATAGTGCGGTTTTAATGGAAAAAGATGAAAATATAGCAATTTTAACGCTGAATAGACCTGATGCTTTAAATACATTCAATGTAGAAATACGAGACCAATTATATCATTATGTTCACATTGTGAATGAAGATCCTTCTATTGATGCAATCGTTGTTTGTGGGGCAGGGCGTGGATTTTGCGCTGGAGCTGACTTAACGGAATTTGGAACTACATCGACGGTCATTGAGAAAAAAAGAATCCGATTGCAGCATGATTTATGGGAAGACATCCGTCGTATGCAAAAACCGATAGCGGCCGCCATGCATGGTTTTGCCATCGGTTCTGGATTGGAAATGGCAATGCTCTTCGATTTTCGTTTTGCTTCGCCAGGGACAAAACTTTCACTACCTGAAGCGCAAATTGGAATGCTACCCGCTGCAGGCGGAACGCAAAGCTTGCCCCGCCTTGTGAAACAAGGGCAAGCACACGATTTGGCAATCAGCGGCAGAAGAATCACCGCAGAAGAAGGTGTTGGTATAGGAATGATTAGCGGTATCATTGAAAAAGATATATTGGTTGAACAAACCATCTCCTATATGAAAAAAATAGTAACCCAATACCCTCAAAACGCTCGATGGATTAAAACATTAGTCGCAACGAGTAACGATATGCCAGAAGCTGATGGTATTGCTAGAGAAGGCGTTCTATTCAAACGTAGCTGGCAGCTAAAAAATCAAGAAGTTTCTGAGTAA